One segment of Castanea sativa cultivar Marrone di Chiusa Pesio chromosome 3, ASM4071231v1 DNA contains the following:
- the LOC142628362 gene encoding uncharacterized protein LOC142628362, whose amino-acid sequence MTFPHLGARSHRAYKPLSNGYIWILAATKYFTKWVEAIPLKKATRAVVANFIREHIITRFGILRRLISDNGTPFINKDMKILTKAYCIKHGRSTPYYPQENSQAEATNRSSVKTVIGFSPFSLVYGTEAISPVELVVPTPRVDLEENQEDTEDTNNERRLADLEWVKEERELAGRRSQRYQRRMTRAYAQAVHPRAFTKGQLVLRTTEHVRRNLLGPSKFAPKWEGPYIIREAHDSGYYYLTKEDRTVLTEPINGKWLK is encoded by the exons ATGACCTTTCCACACTTGGGGGCTCGATCTCATAGGGCCTATAAACCCCTTTCTAATGGTTACATATGGATCTTAGCAGCCACCAAGTACTTTacaaaatgggtggaagctaTCCCTTTGAAAAAAGCCACCAGAGCAGTTGTAGCAAACTTCATTCGAGAGCACATTATTACAAGGTTCGGGATCCTCAGGAGACTGATCAGCGACAATGGGACCCCATTCATAAATAAAGACATGAAGATCTTGACTAAGGCGTATTGCATCAAGCATGGAAGGTCTACGCCATACTACCCACAGGAAAATAGCCAGGCCGAGGCCACTAATAGG AGCTCCGTAAAGACAGTCATAGGATTCTCACCATTCTCCCTAGTCTATGGGACAGAAGCCATCAGTCCTGTGGAATTAGTTGTCCCTACGCCAAGGGTAGATCTTGAAGAAAACCAAGAGGACACCGAGGACACAAATAATGAAAGGAGATTGGCAGATCTAGAATGggtaaaggaagaaagagaactAGCTGGGAGGAGAAGTCAGAGGTACCAGCGAAGGATGACTAGGGCGTATGCGCAGGCAGTACACCCAAGGGCCTTCACTAAAGGACAGCTGGTACTGAGGACAACAGAACATGTAAGAAGAAACCTCCTAGGACCTTCCAAATTCGCCCCAAAATGGGAAGGTCCCTACATCATTAGAGAAGCCCATGATAGTGGGTATTACTACCTCACAAAGGAAGATAGGACAGTCTTGACAGAGCCCATAAATGGGAAATGGTTGAAATAG